A stretch of the Lolium perenne isolate Kyuss_39 chromosome 3, Kyuss_2.0, whole genome shotgun sequence genome encodes the following:
- the LOC127344664 gene encoding protein CANDIDATE G-PROTEIN COUPLED RECEPTOR 7: MAPAAARLLLLLAVAGVLLRPAAAEIKQELFKDDSRQSILFEKFGFSPRGSVSIALTGAKAASKLAKPDPTQLGFFLLSDEALFEAIYQQPPTTDLNPNPDPNTACVLSSPYVIPLFTFADLDADGNYNRTFPISHPDEYSLFFTNCAPETAVTMEVRTDMYNTNLDGTKDYLSVGEAPVPSIYAFFALGYVLFLAAWLYLTLYHSRLSAHRIHHLMSFLLLARMLYCISAAEDQHYIRVAGSSHGWDVMFYLFQLVKGVILFAVIALIGTGWSFLKPFLQDKEKKVLMVVIPLQVAANIAAAVVGETGPFLQEWVTWNQIFLFVDVACCCAVLFPVVWSMRSLRESSKTDGKAARTLAKLTLFRQFYVVVIGYLYFTRIIVYALKTITNYKYRWVSVAAEEVATMAFYIFMFYMFKPAERNQYFALDDDEEEAAEMALREEEFEL; encoded by the coding sequence ATGGcgcccgccgccgcgcgcctcctcctcctcctcgcggtCGCCGGGGTCCTCCTCCGACCCGCGGCGGCGGAGATCAAGCAGGAGCTCTTCAAGGACGACTCCCGCCAGTCCATCCTCTTCGAGAAGTTCGGCTTCTCGCCGCGCGGATCGGTCTCCATCGCCCTCACCGGCGCCAAGGCCGCCTCCAAGCTCGCCAAGCCCGACCCCACGCAGCtcggcttcttcctcctctccgaCGAGGCGCTCTTCGAGGCCATCTACCAGCAGCCGCCGACCACGGATCTGAACCCCAACCCGGACCCCAACACAGCCTGCGTCCTCTCCAGCCCCTACGTCATCCCGCTCTtcaccttcgccgacctcgacgcCGACGGCAACTACAACCGCACCTTCCCCATCTCCCACCCCGACGAGTACAGCCTCTTCTTCACCAACTGCGCGCCCGAGACCGCCGTCACCATGGAGGTACGCACCGACATGTACAACACCAACCTCGACGGCACCAAGGACTACCTCTCCGTCGGCGAGGCCCCCGTGCCCTCGATCTACGCCTTCTTCGCGCTCGGCTAcgtcctcttcctcgccgccTGGCTCTACCTCACCCTCTACCACAGCCGCCTCTCCGCGCACCGCATCCACCACCTCATGTCCTTCCTCCTCCTCGCCCGCATGCTCTACTGCATCTCCGCCGCCGAGGACCAGCACTACATCCGCGTCGCCGGGTCCTCGCACGGCTGGGACGTCATGTTCTACCTCTTCCAGCTCGTCAAGGGCGTGATCCTCTTCGCCGTCATCGCGCTCATCGGCACCGGCTGGTCCTTCCTCAAGCCCTTCCTGCAGGACAAGGAGAAGAAGGTGCTCATGGTGGTCATCCCGTTGCAGGTTGCGGCCAACATCGCCGCAGCCGTGGTTGGCGAGACCGGGCCGTTCCTGCAAGAGTGGGTAACATGGAACCAGATCTTCCTCTTTGTGGATGTGGCCTGCTGCTGCGCGGTGCTATTCCCGGTCGTGTGGTCGATGCGCTCGCTGCGGGAGTCGTCCAAGACAGACGGCAAGGCTGCCCGCACCCTCGCCAAGCTCACCCTCTTCCGCCAGTTCTACGTCGTCGTCATTGGGTACCTCTACTTCACTAGGATCATCGTGTATGCGCTCAAGACTATCACAAACTACAAGTACAGATGGGTCAGCGTTGCCGCAGAGGAGGTGGCCACCATGGCGTTCTACATCTTCATGTTCTACATGTTCAAGCCGGCTGAGAGGAACCAGTACTTTGctctcgatgatgatgaggaggaggctgCAGAAATGGCACTTCGTGAGGAGGAGTTCGAGCTCTAG